Proteins encoded by one window of Culicoides brevitarsis isolate CSIRO-B50_1 chromosome 2, AGI_CSIRO_Cbre_v1, whole genome shotgun sequence:
- the LOC134832091 gene encoding DBF4-type zinc finger-containing protein 2 homolog, which yields MPNTCAPVCDPCAPCGPCGVASPCGPAGPFYNPLGSLCIPERGPQVYTSSDLCSMPQCPTVCPPAPCGPRFVTVQQPPRTVCRKDVVYCKRSVIDKHVLPCTKAICEPKLIYTPRTICEPVVVWKKRVIPCPKILWYKKVVPDPKVVCTTRTITEPKEICRTLVCQPRPQIIQVPPPKEYCCYPTGANFAKPEPMCGNPAQVPCVAPRGVGCPPGCGPCDMYCGTDCLPSGTCC from the exons aTGCCAAATACGTGTGCGCCCGTTTGTGATCCTTGTGCCCCTTGTGGACCGTGTGGCGTTGCTTCGCCTTGTGGGCCCGCTGGACCTTTTTACAATCCGCTTGGAAGTCTTTGTATTCcagaa cgcgGACCTCAAGTTTACACCTCAAGCGATTTATGTTCGATGCCCCAATGTCCCACGGTTTGCCCTCCAGCTCCCTGCGGGCCTCGTTTTGTGACTGTTCAACAACCTCCTCGCACCGTTTGTCGCAAAGATGTCGTCTATTGCAAACGTTCCGTCATCGATAAGCACGTCTTGCCCTGTACCAAAGCGATTTGCGAGCCAAAACTCATTTACACGCCCCGAACGATCTGCGAGCCCGTGGTTGTGTGGAAAAAACGCGTTATCCCATGCCCGAAAATCCTTTGGTACAAAAAAGTCGTGCCAGATCCAAAAGTCGTTTGCACCACGAGAACTATTACGGAGCCAAAGGAAATTTGTCGGACTCTGGTTTGTCAGCCACGCCCCCAAATCATTCAAGTCCCGCCCCCAAAGGAATATTGCTGCTATCCAACGGGCGCCAATTTCGCGAAACCCGAACCAATGTGCGGAAATCCAGCGCAAGTGCCTTGTGTCGCTCCGCGAGGCGTTGGATGCCCTCCTGGATGCGGGCCTTGCGACATGTACTGCGGAACAGATTGCCTACCATCGGGAACGtgctgctaa